A genomic region of Vibrio ziniensis contains the following coding sequences:
- a CDS encoding helix-turn-helix domain-containing protein: protein MLNEKEMSVGERLKQARVTHKPALTQKDVSDRSGISQSVISDLERGKIQGTTKMIELAASVNVNALWLSSGHGEMRSPETERLTEIQRLSHAIQKLDLTKEQVERLVNMAIAEASKMAFEQQR, encoded by the coding sequence ATGTTGAATGAGAAAGAAATGTCTGTTGGAGAACGATTAAAGCAGGCTAGAGTTACCCACAAGCCAGCTTTAACTCAGAAGGATGTATCCGACCGTTCTGGTATTAGTCAGTCAGTTATCAGTGACTTAGAACGAGGCAAAATACAAGGCACAACAAAGATGATAGAGCTTGCGGCATCAGTGAATGTCAATGCTTTATGGCTTTCTAGCGGTCATGGCGAAATGAGAAGTCCAGAGACTGAAAGACTTACTGAGATTCAAAGGTTATCTCACGCTATTCAAAAACTAGATTTAACGAAAGAACAAGTTGAAAGGCTTGTTAACATGGCTATTGCCGAAGCCTCAAAAATGGCATTCGAACAACAAAGATAA